The Plasmodium cynomolgi strain B DNA, chromosome 13, whole genome shotgun sequence DNA segment GGTCTTCTCCACGGGGGTCCTCTCCAAGGGGTTCTTTTTACCCGCATCGCTCCCATCGACGGTTGCTTCCACTTTGGTTTTGCTCACTCGGGTTCCTTCCGCAGGGGTGGAGGAGCTCTCCATTTGCTCCTGCGCTGTGTGCAAGTGGGAGAGTCTGTCTCGCCCGCTactctctccattttggtaggcttcctcctccccatcgtcttcttcttcctcatcctcatcatcgtcgtcttcctcttcctctgactcctcctcctcttcttcctcttcctcctcttcctcctcttcctcctcttcctctgactcctcctcctcttcctcttctacctcttctccctcctccggGTCATTCTCTTCGTACTCACTTCCAGCCTGGTCGTCCCCCGCTACACAATTGCCATCGCTCGCTTGCACATCTGCGCCCACTGGTTGCTGCATGGCACCGGATCTCCTGACCGATTTCCTTCCGtctcccttcttcctctgtcCTTTCTGCCTCTCCTTACGTTTGCCACGACCATCCCCTCCTCCGTCACTACGGCCCTTATCCCCCTCCACGTCATCGTCACACAACTGATTAGTCtcctgaaattttttaatttttttgtgtatctTTTGTATCTCCTCCTCCGTGAGTTCCCTTGTCTTCTGCGTTTTTTCCAGCGCACCCTGTCCCTCCCCCAAGTTTGCCTCCCCCAAGCCTGCCTCCCCCATGGCTGCCTCTCCCATCtgaaagaatttttttttttttttttttttctctttgtcAAATATATGGACACGGTTATTAATCACAACGACTTTccatttgttatatttttcaaaataaattttataaaattcatttaaaaattgcaactttttaatttctttttttatatcgaTGATAGATCCTATATTGTAGGAAGGTAAGAATCTGAGATAAATTGGGACTTTATTTAGTTTGATAATGTAGTGTGTTATGATATCAAGTAGATGTTCATCCATCATCACGAAGAGACTGTTTTTTCTAGTGTCATGTATACCAACAGCATTTCCATCTCCAGCGATGACActcttctgcttcctctGTCTGCTAGCATAGTGTTTGGAAGAGCTTCTAAATTGAATCCTCAAAAACATTTCCTGCAAATCTTTTAGTGTTGGGAATTCATCACTAATAGTTTGATGATCACATCGTGATTCTCTCCTTCTTTCAacgtgatattttttttctataatattttttttttcttcctttgcgATACATTGATTCTGTAGTACAACCagtccttcttctttcctaCTTTGGttgttctccttttctgtgtTTTTCTGTGTCTGCATGTGGTTTGCATCACTTGCAGGGGTTCCAATTTGTGACTCTTCCTCAACAGGATGATTCTCTCTCGTTGCTTTGGCTACCTCGCCGCTGCTTTCGGTTACTACTTCGTTATTCCCCTTAACTGGGCCTCCACCGACGCTACTCCCTTGTGCAAACCCATCGGCGAATTCACTCACAAAATTTCGCTTCTTCAAATAGAGCTTATTcaatatattaacaatttcCTTCTCGTTGGACATTCCCATGTAGCTATTGTACAAGGGATGCTTATTTAATATGATGCCACACACGAGGTTACTCTTGTCCCTGTGAGTGATTAGAATTATGGATCTATTCCACAGGGTGCTGGATGTCAGTGGGTGTGCGACAAGGATCATCCCCTTCTTTATTTCCTGCTTGTGATTGGGCTTCTTCAACACGATGCTGCTTTTGGTTCGTTTCACGGGGAAGCTCTGGATGTCCGCCTCGCCCCCCCTGCTGGTTTCACTCAAGCGGGTTGCTTCACCCCCCCCAGTGGTCTCACTCAAACGGGTTGCTTCGCCCCCCCCAGTGGCCTCACTCAAACGGGTTGCTTCGCCCCCCCCAGTGGTCTCACTCAAACCGGTTGCTTCGCCCCCGCCGCTGACCTCACCAATCGCGCTTCCCCCAGCGGACTGTCCCAGCTCCCCCTTCTTGTAGGCCCCGGcgcgcttcttccccttgccGCTGGCTCCCTCCCCAGGCAAGTCCTCTTGCTCCACCGTGCCGAAGTTGGCCGCACCGAAATTCGCCGCGCCATAATTCGCCGCGCCAAAATTCACCACGCGGAAATTCCTTTTAAATAAATCCTTTTCCTCATCACAGTGCCATATGTCCTTCCTGTTCGGCAAACACACCCTGTTGTTGTATCTATGCCCTGCTGGAAGATCCCCTATGGAGGACAGAGCCAACAGCAACGAATTTTTAACTCTTCCAAGATGTCGAATGGCAGTAAAACCTACAAGAAATACATCCTCTATGGATTCCTTACATCCACTTTGACTCTTCAAATTATCTCTCAAAAATTTGATCAGTTCTCCCCTTAATTTCTTCTTATTCGATTTTGTGGGACAGTAATGTACACTGCTATTTAAGtatccttttaaaaaatcgttGTACTTGCTACACCTTTCATTGTCGTAACGATAGACGTTGGATAGGAGACTCTTCCATACTTGGTTCTCGTCAAAGAAGTGACATAACTTCCCTACGGTCCTCGCCAGCGAGCGAAGAACCCTGTCATTTCGCTTGGAAAGCGGCATTACGGAATACGGAGTGCGGAAtgcggaagaaaaaaggatacACGCCACGTGCGTGGTGTGGGGCTTCTCTCCTGGGAGGGGTTCTTCTTTACGTGTCAGATTTCCACCGGGAAGGGGCCCCTACGAGGGTGCAGCAAACGTAACCTACGAAGTCCCCTTGGGGCGGTCGCTCCTCCGTTAGCCCCTCCCAGCTAGCAGCTAGCAGCTGGCCGTTCAACCGCTCAACCGCTAAACCGCTCAACCGTTCTTCTGTTGGCTAACTCTGCTAATTGGCTGTTCCCCTATTAGCCGTTGCTGCTTGGGGAGTAACGCGTATGGGGGATGTGGGGAGTGGCCattgtgcttcccccctcagTCGTTCGTAGTCGTTCGTAGTCGTTCGTAGTCGTTCGTAGTCGTTCGTAGTCGTTCGTAGTCGTTCGTAGTCGTTCGTAGTCGTTCGTAGTCGTTCTCAGCCGTTCGCAGTCGTTCGCTGCCGCTCTCAGCCGTTAGCGGTCAATCTGGGGAATGGCCTGACGACAAAAATTCACAGCGAGAAGCGGCCGACTTCGAAATGG contains these protein-coding regions:
- a CDS encoding hypothetical protein (putative); amino-acid sequence: MPLSKRNDRVLRSLARTVGKLCHFFDENQVWKSLLSNVYRYDNERCSKYNDFLKGYLNSSVHYCPTKSNKKKLRGELIKFLRDNLKSQSGCKESIEDVFLVGFTAIRHLGRVKNSLLLALSSIGDLPAGHRYNNRVCLPNRKDIWHCDEEKDLFKRNFRVVNFGAANYGAANFGAANFGTVEQEDLPGEGASGKGKKRAGAYKKGELGQGGEADIQSFPVKRTKSSIVLKKPNHKQEIKKGMILVAHPLTSSTLWNRSIILITHRDKSNLVCGIILNKHPLYNSYMGMSNEKEIVNILNKLYLKKRNFVSEFADGFAQGSSVGGGPVKGNNEVVTESSGEVAKATRENHPVEEESQIGTPASDANHMQTQKNTEKENNQSRKEEGLVVLQNQCIAKEEKKNIIEKKYHVERRRESRCDHQTISDEFPTLKDLQEMFLRIQFRSSSKHYASRQRKQKSVIAGDGNAVGIHDTRKNSLFVMMDEHLLDIITHYIIKLNKVPIYLRFLPSYNIGSIIDIKKEIKKLQFLNEFYKIYFEKYNKWKVVVINNRVHIFDKEKKKKKKKFFQMGEAAMGEAGLGEANLGEGQGALEKTQKTRELTEEEIQKIHKKIKKFQETNQLCDDDVEGDKGRSDGGGDGRGKRKERQKGQRKKGDGRKSVRRSGAMQQPVGADVQASDGNCVAGDDQAGSEYEENDPEEGEEVEEEEEEESEEEEEEEEEEEEEEEEEESEEEEDDDDEDEEEEDDGEEEAYQNGESSGRDRLSHLHTAQEQMESSSTPAEGTRVSKTKVEATVDGSDAGKKNPLERTPVEKTPLERNPLSFFWLGGPLPGLTILHNIKKFSKNTIVNDFIYEGYNENVNTVSSPDGHEVGAVHEVGGLHEVGAVREVDAVHEVDGRPDLVAAQSVPLDGVKKESAPTQVHQHNEENQTERATAPHTDAMHVERDNQNEKGKASEQENKLIKRFIGKATWDINQLMDELNNDYWIALNCDSKELLSSIIFNTAVGGTAVGGTAGSGTAGGVYKGEFLWEKIVASINNDYESISQIPQSVIDSVLRDFRGVEND